The Strix uralensis isolate ZFMK-TIS-50842 chromosome 13, bStrUra1, whole genome shotgun sequence genome window below encodes:
- the LOC141949324 gene encoding tumor necrosis factor ligand superfamily member 10-like, protein MAPHQPSAGQYLRSDSGGSEARMLADGPGPGPGPDGARGARRRRRRCGPLWGSVAVMAILALQIASTTGLFVYFTMAISKLKAQAPGSAEELRCLQVINQQQEGSSLEELISNQSCLKLANTIKAYVATVTENVVRRSAVKEARRSYFNTSEGQVPPKTAGKPSAHLTLRPQSLAQDGNSKRFGNLSQSCRHAIARWEDSTIHAHLQNITYRDGRLRVNQAGKYYVYSQIYFRYPSDGASARVSVPQLVQCINWKTSYSQPILLLKGVGTKCWAPEADYGLHALYQGGLFELKAGDELFVSVSSLAIDYNDAAASYFGAFRLDL, encoded by the exons aTGGCCCCGCACCAGCCCAGCGCCGGGCAGTACCTGCGCTCCGACAGCGGCGGCTCGGAGGCCCGTATGCTGGCCgacggccccgggcccggccccggccccgacggggcgcggggggcgcggcggcggcggcggcggtgcgggCCGCTCTGGGGCAGCGTGGCCGTTATGGCCATCCTCGCCCTGCAGATCGCCTCCACCACCGGCCTCTTCGTCTACTTCACCATGGCCATCTCCAAG CTCAAAGCCCAGGCGCCGGGGAGTGCAGAGGAGCTGCGGTGCCTGCAAGTTATCAATCAGCAGCAGGAGGGCTCCAGCCTGGAGGAGCTGATCAGCAACCAGTCCTGCCTCAAGCTGGCCAACACCATCAAAGCCTACGTGGCCACG GTGACGGAGAACGTTGTCCGCAGGAGCGCAGTGAAGG AGGCCCGACGGAGCTACTTCAACACCTCCGAGGGGCAGGTTCCTCCCAAAACAGCTGGAAAACCCTCGGCACATCTCACTCTTCGCCCACAGAGCCTCGCTCAGGATG ggaaCTCCAAGCGCTTTGGGAACCTCTCCCAGTCCTGCCGCCACGCCATCGCCCGCTGGGAAGACAGCACCATCCACGCGCACCTGCAGAACATCACCTACCGGGATGGCCGGCTGCGCGTCAACCAGGCGGGCAAGTACTACGTCTACTCCCAGATCTATTTCCGCTACCCCAGCGACGGGGCCAGCGCCCGAGTCTCCGTCCCCCAGCTCGTGCAGTGCATCAACTGGAAGACCTCCTACAGCCAGCCCATCCTCCTGCTCAAAGGAGTCGGCACCAAGTGCTGGGCGCCTGAAGCAGACTACGGGCTCCACGCTCTCTACCAGGGGGGACTGTTTGAGCTGAAGGCCGGCGATGAGCTCTTCGTCTCTGTCTCCTCCTTGGCCATTGACTACAACGATGCAGCAGCCAGCTACTTCGGGGCTTTCCGGCTCGACCTGTGA
- the LOC141949422 gene encoding transmembrane and immunoglobulin domain-containing protein 1-like isoform X2, which translates to MLPVFLLLLLLLLLLACPGSSAAGLGITARTLSPCYSADLRPASERLVSAVGCTVLLTIPPLKASKAVAWEYETGPGEGVIVNYAPDRPTNTSRPYENRTRFNETDFSLQIVLQREDDGRYRFRSESEATDWFQLRVVEPLSEPEIVGNSSVKAGGNTKLVCNVLEGKADLYWWKKNGELLLGSDHIQFVDNTTLCIVKASMNDSGYYACVVRNEVSQNETSFLLHVQNAANVVLPMILACVIVGSLAGRKLE; encoded by the exons ATGTTGcccgtcttcctcctcctcctccttctcctcctcctcctcgcctgcCCCGGCAGCTCGGCAGCCGGCCTGGGAATCACAG ccCGCACGCTTTCTCCATGCTATTCTGCTGACCTCAGGCCGGCATCGGAGAGACTTGTCTCGGCTGTGGGCTGCACTGTGCTTCTGACAATACCGCCACTAAAGGCCAGCAAAGCTGTCGCCTGGGAATACGAAACTGGCCCGGGGGAAGGTGTCATTGTCAATTATGCTCCTGACAGACCCACCAACACGTCTCGCCCCTACGAGAATCGCACAAGGTTCAATGAAACGGATTTCTCACTGCAGATCGTGCTGCAGCGGGAAGACGATGGGCGGTACCGGTTCAGGTCCGAGTCAGAGGCCACAGACTGGTTCCAGCTGCGCGTTGTTG AACCGCTGTCCGAGCCAGAAATCGTGGGCAATTCATCAGTGAAGGCAGGAGGCAACACCAAACTGGTTTGCAATGTCCTGGAAGGGAAGGCCGACTTGTACTGGTGGAAGAAAaatggggagctgctgctgggaagcGACCACATCCAGTTTGTGGACAACACCACCCTATGCATTGTTAAAGCATCAATGAATGACAGCGGCTACTACGCTTGCGTGGTCCGCAACGAAGTCAGCCAGAATGAAACTTCCTTCCTGCTCCACGTCCAGA ATGCTGCGAACGTGGTGTTGCCCATGATCCTGGCGTGTGTTATTGTTGGCTCGCTCGCAG
- the LOC141949422 gene encoding coxsackievirus and adenovirus receptor homolog isoform X1, translating to MLPVFLLLLLLLLLLACPGSSAAGLGITARTLSPCYSADLRPASERLVSAVGCTVLLTIPPLKASKAVAWEYETGPGEGVIVNYAPDRPTNTSRPYENRTRFNETDFSLQIVLQREDDGRYRFRSESEATDWFQLRVVEPLSEPEIVGNSSVKAGGNTKLVCNVLEGKADLYWWKKNGELLLGSDHIQFVDNTTLCIVKASMNDSGYYACVVRNEVSQNETSFLLHVQNAANVVLPMILACVIVGSLAGVFVWCRTRDRPCHNGCR from the exons ATGTTGcccgtcttcctcctcctcctccttctcctcctcctcctcgcctgcCCCGGCAGCTCGGCAGCCGGCCTGGGAATCACAG ccCGCACGCTTTCTCCATGCTATTCTGCTGACCTCAGGCCGGCATCGGAGAGACTTGTCTCGGCTGTGGGCTGCACTGTGCTTCTGACAATACCGCCACTAAAGGCCAGCAAAGCTGTCGCCTGGGAATACGAAACTGGCCCGGGGGAAGGTGTCATTGTCAATTATGCTCCTGACAGACCCACCAACACGTCTCGCCCCTACGAGAATCGCACAAGGTTCAATGAAACGGATTTCTCACTGCAGATCGTGCTGCAGCGGGAAGACGATGGGCGGTACCGGTTCAGGTCCGAGTCAGAGGCCACAGACTGGTTCCAGCTGCGCGTTGTTG AACCGCTGTCCGAGCCAGAAATCGTGGGCAATTCATCAGTGAAGGCAGGAGGCAACACCAAACTGGTTTGCAATGTCCTGGAAGGGAAGGCCGACTTGTACTGGTGGAAGAAAaatggggagctgctgctgggaagcGACCACATCCAGTTTGTGGACAACACCACCCTATGCATTGTTAAAGCATCAATGAATGACAGCGGCTACTACGCTTGCGTGGTCCGCAACGAAGTCAGCCAGAATGAAACTTCCTTCCTGCTCCACGTCCAGA ATGCTGCGAACGTGGTGTTGCCCATGATCCTGGCGTGTGTTATTGTTGGCTCGCTCGCAG GTGTCTTCGTCTGGTGCAGGACAAGGGACCGCCCGTGTCACAACGGCTGTAG